The following coding sequences are from one Clarias gariepinus isolate MV-2021 ecotype Netherlands chromosome 19, CGAR_prim_01v2, whole genome shotgun sequence window:
- the si:dkey-11o15.4 gene encoding C-type mannose receptor 2, with the protein MAQGQKLIRAMFHLLLLLGFSAIGVCLSRQYHFINKNKTWAEAQRYCRENYVDLATIDNVEEELALIKTVDIRNTSPIWIGLYDDLNSWKWSLDDDDDDDDDFYQEAETSFRNWYIQKPEKWYENSLCAIFSGFNGAWEKKNCSDVHPFICFDGEYSRKVYLSLNISKSSASSYVHHFVNESKTWLDAQSYCRENYTDLATIDNMEEINTLLKTVNGSYADFAWIGGYDDLDSWRWSLDEDSERGSGWNREPDNYNGKELCVFIRSDGKWSDGDCNNHLTFVCYNGRTVTEGYVWVNQLMPWAEAQHYCRQHYKDLARVRNQADNEKIRNLTGGFEAWIGLYRTRVWSDQHVAVYENWRPATTYSPGQPDNGLYAYWEQGNQQCAAVSLSDSGQWTDEDCLATFPFICYSKLCTGSLCTHQYDFITENMTWTEAQSYCREKYTDLATIENMEDMGSLLDTVYGTYSGLAWIGLYDDLNSWKWSLDDGPFYRGKERSFRNWFQYKQRNWFGNTLCVHLSGLDGIWWGASCYISLAFICFDGRVNAGERYVLVYQYLNWTEAQRYCREHYTDLVSVRNESESQKIRLLLYKYNYSRSVWIGLYTTRSWSDRSNSSFSNWYPGQPDNSGQDEYCTAVLTESGKWADENCGQDFPFFCYTTRSISHQYHFVNESKNWTQAQRYCRESYTDLATIDNVKEMNSLLNAVNESYWGLAWIGLYDNLNDWRWSLDDDAFYEEGEREFRGWYHEPNNYGGNELCVFMYYTGEWFDLQCNQRLGFVCYNGTSNMYVWVSEKMTWEEAQRFCRANHTDLASVRNETELKKILSVTQDFEVWIGLYRNRLWSDQSNSTFAYWRPEIQTHIIAEPDNGLYSNGQLGNQHCTAMDNTGKWTDENCSARFPFFCYSVTTPGAMIELQVKMKLKRNMLDSRIKDLFSIHFQRELSRLGLSRTFTLRVKTIQKVSP; encoded by the exons ATGGCACAAGGACAAAAACTCATAAG agccatgtttcatcttttGCTGCTTTTAG GGTTTTCCGCGATTGGGGTCTGTCTCTCCCGACAGTATCACTTCATTAACAAGAATAAAACTTGGGCTGAAGCACAGAGATACTGCAGAGAGAATTATGTTGACTTAGCCACCATTGATAATGTTGAAGAAGAGCTGGCCCTTATTAAAACAGTAGATATCAGGAATACCAGCCCCATCTGGATCGGACTTTATGATGATCTGAACAGCTGGAAATGGTctctggatgatgatgatgatgatgatgatgatttctaCCAGGAGGCAGAGACAAGCTTTAGAAATTGGTATATACAGAAACCCGAAAAGTGGTATGAAAATAGCTTATGTGCAATCTTTTCAGGGTTTAATGGAGCATGGGAGAAGAAGAATTGCTCAGATGTGCATCCATTTATTTGCTTTGATGGTGAGTATAGCAGAAAGGTATATTTATCATTAAACATTT CTAAGTCATCAGCATCTTCTTATGTGCACCACTTTGTAAATGAAAGTAAGACCTGGCTGGATGCACAGAGCTACTGCAGAGAGAATTATACTGACTTGGCTACCATTGACAACATGGAGGAAATAAACACGCTCCTTAAAACTGTGAACGGCAGCTATGCAGATTTCGCCTGGATTGGAGGGTATGATGATCTGGACAGCTGGAGATGGTCCTTGGACGAGGATAGTGAACGAGGAAGTGGGTGGAACCGCGAACCCGATAACTACAATGGGAAAGAGCTGTGTGTCTTTATCCGTTCTGATGGAAAATGGTCAGATGGAGATTGTAACAATCATTTGACATTTGTTTGCTATAACG GTAGAACTGTAACAGAAGGCTACGTCTGGGTTAACCAGTTAATGCCCTGGGCGGAAGCTCAGCATTACTGCCGACAGCACTACAAAGACCTGGCCAGAGTGAGAAATCAAGCAGATAATGAAAAAATCCGCAACCTGACAGGTGGCTTCGAGGCTTGGATTGGTTTATACAGGACCAGAGTTTGGTCAGACCAGCATGTGGCTGTATATGAAAACTGGAGACCTGCCACCACTTATAGTCCTGGACAACCTGACAATGGTTTATATGCTTATTGGGAACAGGGCAATCAGCAATGTGCTGCTGTATCGCTCAGCGATTCAGGGCAGTGGACAGACGAGGACTGCTTAGCTACATTCCCCTTTATTTGCTATAGCA AATTGTGTACAGGATCATTATGTACCCATCAGTATGACTTCATTACTGAGAATATGACCTGGACTGAGGCCCAGAGTTACTGCAGAGAGAAGTACACTGATCTCGCCACCATAGAAAACATGGAGGACATGGGAAGTCTGCTTGACACAGTATACGGCACCTATTCTGGTTTAGCCTGGATTGGCCTGTATGATGACCTGAACAGCTGGAAGTGGTCTCTGGATGATGGTCCTTTCtacagagggaaagagagaagcTTTAGAAACTGGTTtcaatacaaacaaaggaattGGTTCGGCAACACTTTGTGTGTACACCTTTCGGGTTTGGATGGAATATGGTGGGGAGCTTCTTGTTATATCTCATTAGCATTTATCTGCTTTGATG gaAGAGTAAATGCCGGCGAGAGATATGTCCTTGTTTATCAGTACCTGAATTGGACTGAAGCTCAGAGATACTGCAGAGAGCATTACACAGACTTGGTCAGTGTAAGGAACGAGTCTGAGAGCCAGAAAATAAGActattattatataagtataATTACAGTAGAAGCGTATGGATTGGCCTGTACACTACAAGGTCTTGGTCAGATAGGAGCAATTCTTCGTTCAGCAACTGGTATCCAGGTCAACCTGATAATTCAGGACAGGATGAATACTGCACTGCTGTTTTAACTGAATCCGGAAAATGGGCAGATGAAAACTGTGGTCAAGACTTCCCATTCTTTTGCTACA CAACGAGATCGATCTCTCATCAGTATCACTTTGTCAACGAATCTAAAAACTGGACTCAAGCACAGAGATACTGCCGAGAGAGTTACACCGACCTGGCAACCATTGATAATGTAAAGGAAATGAACAGCCTCCTTAATGCAGTAAATGAAAGCTATTGGGGCTTAGCCTGGATTGGATTATATGATAATCTGAATGACTGGAGATGGTCTCTGGATGATGATGCTTTCTATGAGgagggtgagagagagtttAGAGGATGGTACCATGAACCGAATAACTACGGCGGGAACGAACTGTGTGTTTTCATGTACTACACAGGGGAATGGTTTGATCTACAATGTAATCAGAGGTTGGGATTTGTGTGCTATAATG GTACAAGCAACATGTATGTATGGGTCTCTGAAAAAATGACTTGGGAAGAAGCTCAGAGGTTCTGCAGAGCAAACCACACAGACCTGGCCAGTGTGAGGAATGAGACTGAGCTTAAGAAGATACTAAGTGTTACACAAGACTTTGAAGTATGGATAGGTCTTTACAGGAACCGATTATGGTCAGATCAGAGCAACTCGACTTTTGCATACTGGAGACCAGAAATTCAAACTCATATAATAGCAGAACCTGATAATGGTTTGTATTCAAATGGACAACTGGGAAATCAACACTGCACCGCTATGGATAATACTGGCAAGTGGACTGATGAAAACTGCTCAGCCAGGTTTCCCTTCTTCTGCTACAGTG TAACAACTCCAG GAGCTATGATAGAACTGCAAGTTAAAATGAAATTGAAGAGAAACATGCTGGACTCTCGTATAAAAGACCTTTTTTcgatacat TTTCAACGAGAACTGAGCAGACTGGGGCTGTCAAGGACCTTTACTTTGAGAGTGAAAACCATCCAGAAGGTCAGCCCATGA